One part of the Schistocerca piceifrons isolate TAMUIC-IGC-003096 chromosome 7, iqSchPice1.1, whole genome shotgun sequence genome encodes these proteins:
- the LOC124804687 gene encoding nucleosome assembly protein 1;2-like has translation MKASLVLLIAGVLLVAYCTPFVVADDEDEAVDEAAENRDAADDDTDGSADDDADDSGDEEGLSGESRRAAKGVHARAGHMKHARAGSRHIASRAGSRLHARSGAAHRAAHSK, from the exons ATGAAGGCGTCCCTTGTCCTGCTGATCGCTGGAGTGTTACTCGTGGCGTACTGCACGCCGTTCGTTGTCGCAGACGATGAAGATGAAGCGGTGGATGAAGCAGCCGAGAACAGAGACGCTGCTGACGACGACACCGACGGCTCAGCAGACGACGACGCCGACGACAGCGGTGATGAGGAGGGTCTAAGTGGAGAGAGCAGGCGGGCAGCCAAAG GTGTTCACGCCCGGGCTGGCCACATGAAACATGCACGTGCAGGCAGCCGACACATTGCATCCAGAGCTGGAAGCAGACTCCATGCCAGGTCAGGCGCCGCCCACAGAGCTGCACACAGCAAGTAG